A genome region from Oryzias latipes chromosome 2, ASM223467v1 includes the following:
- the LOC101159248 gene encoding uncharacterized protein LOC101159248 — protein MECEEEEEEEGAAAMLWSIQEAVEKQTLQIGASVCGATAVVDVLRALGLDVAPEEADRCVQTRLRRNEAPLPDYLLSRSEAGATHEQLITGAQQASGGRVRGRFFHFHPPRKVRLVPWLARWIRRGAVPVATMNMQVGVPEGEEVPDAWHHQLIFGVAPNAVFMTNPLDVVSEEELQQRLCSESVLLIRREDVLQRFTPDCCLSGLSHHPSDQRWRHLDVEGQVRKMIQEDEEPKQSHIRIPAAYSSGVTLFVLHESQLAQELLAAAELPLL, from the exons ATGGAgtgtgaagaggaggaagaggaagaaggagcTGCAGCCATGCTGTGGTCCATCCAGGAGGCTGTGGAGAAGCAGACATTGCAGATCGGGGCCTCCGTCTGTGGGGCCACGGCTGTGGTGGACGTCCTGAGGGCCCTCGGTCTGGACGTGGCTCCGGAGGAGGCTGACCGCTGCGTTCAAACCCGTCTGAGGAGGAACGAGGCGCCGCTGCCCGACTACCTGCTGTCTCGCAGCGAAGCTG GAGCGACGCACGAGCAGCTGATCACGGGCGCGCAGCAGGCCAGCGGCGGCAGGGTGAGGGGCAGATTCTTCCACTTCCATCCTCCCAGGAAGGTCAGGCTGGTCCCCTGGCTCGCACGCTGGATCCGCAGAGGCGCCGTCCCCGTGGCAACCATGAACATGCAGGTGGGCGTTCCTGAGGGCGAGGAGGTCCCCGACGCCTGGCACCACCAGCTCATATTCGGAGTTGCTCCAAACGCTGTTTTCATGACGAATCCCCTGGATGTGG TGagtgaggaggagctgcagcagaggctCTGCAGCGAGTCGGTCCTCCTGATCCGCCGTGAAGACGTCCTGCAGAGATTCACCCCCGACTGCTGCCTGTCCGGCCTCTCCCATCACCCGTCAGACCAGCGCTGGCGACACCTGGATGTGGAAG GTCAGGTGAGGAAGATGATCCAGGAGGACGAGGAACCAAAGCAGAGCCACATCCGCATCCCTGCAGCCTACAGCTCCGGGGTGACGCTCTTCGTCCTCCACGAGTCACAACTGGCCCAGGAGCTCCTCGCCGCCGCAGAGCTGCCGTTGCTCTAA